GCGCGTCCTGGTGGACGGTCCGGGTCGTCGGGAGAGCGCCACGCCCACAGCCTATATTTGACTGCCTAGGGCGGCGGTCGGCGGCCAGGCGAGCAGGACGGGGAGGGTATCGGTGGGATCGCACGATCCGGCCCCCTCCCGGCACGAGGGGTGGATGACGGAGTCCGCCTCCTCGCTCGCACTTGCCGGCTTCCTCACCCTGGTGTTCGTCGGGTTCACGCTGCTGGCCATCGAGCCGCTGATCGCCTTCGACGCCTACTTCAACCTGCGGCCGCCGCCGCCGTCGTGGGTGCCGGTGCTGCACGTGCTGGACCGGGTGGGCCAGCGGGCGATCTGCCTGCCGGTGCTGGCGGTGGTCACGATCGCGTGCTGCCGGCGCGAGGAGTCGTGGCGTCCCGCCGTGCTCGCGGCCTCCTCGGTCTTCGCGCTCAACCTGGTCGTCGGGCTGCTCAAGATCGGCTTCGGCCGGGCGCAGCCGGCGAGCGCGGACCCGTCGTTCTTCATCGGCGGGATGGCGTACCCCTCCGGCCACACGGCGAACATCGTCCTGGTCTACGGGCTGGCCGCCTACCTGCTGGGCCGCTACTTCCGGCTCGGGCGCGGCGCGCTGGTCGCGCTCTGGACCGGGGTGGCGGGTCTCTCGCTGCTGATGGTCGTGGTCTCGGTGACCCTGAACTGGCACTGGTTCGCGGACCTGATCGCGGGCCTGCTGGTCGGCGGGATCGTCCTCGAGCTGGCGGTGGCGGCCGATGCCGCGATGCCCCGGCAGGCGTTCGACGGCGGGCTCCGGCAGGGCGTGCGCGTGGTGCTGGCCGCGGTACGGCGTCGCCGCACCGGACCGCCCGGCCACGGCGATGTCGCCTGAGCGGGAACCGTCCGGATCGGTGACGCGTCGCACCCACATGCGCCTTCTCGGAGCCCTCACCCTGTCCGTCCTGCTGCTCACCGGCTGCGGGTCCACCCGGGCAGGGGTCCCTTCGACCTCCCCGACCGGCGGCGACGGTGCGGCCTCGCACGGCTGCGGTGCTGCCGGGCTCGCCCGCGCCGCGGACCGGACCGGCACGCTCACGGCTACGAGCGGTGAGGTGGTCGAGGTCGGCATCACGGGGGAGGGGCGGTGCGGTGAGGCGTTGGTCGTCCGCTCGGACGGCGGTGTGGTCGACGCGCTGGCGACGAAGACGCTCGACCTGGACCCCGCGACCGCCCGGGTGGTGCGGCTCGAGGGCACGGCCACCGAGCTGCTCTGGGTGAGCTCCGAGGGCCATCCGCGCGGGGGCTTCCAGCCGCACCTGTTCGAGGTGACCGGCCGGCCCGGGGCCCCCGTCGTCACCGAGCTCACCGCGGACGGCGCGCCGCTGCTGCCGTTCCTGGCCACCGACGGCGGTGCCGCTCCGATGACGGCGGTCTGCGCGGCTGGCGGGCGGGTTGCCCTGCTCACGGCGACGACGAGTGAGCCGCCGGGGGTGGTGCTGGCCTGGGACGTGCTGCGGACGACGTACGACGTCTCGGCCGGCCGGGTCCGGGAGGTCTCTCGCACCCAGGTGCGCGACCATGCGGCCGACCCGGTGCTGCGCACGGAGATGCCGGCCCTGTTCGAGCCGACCCGGCTGTTCGCCGACTGCTCGGCGTCGTGGGGCCGACCGGCCTGAGCACGGCTCGGCCTCCCTGTGCCAGAGTCGTTCCATGGACGACAGCGCCCGCAGGGTCGAGATCGAGCGGTTGGAGAAGGGGCTCTACGAGGCGGTGAACCTGCGCGGGGGCCGGCTGCGGTTCGGCACCGCGGAGGGTGCGGACTTCTCCCCGGTCGAGCTGCTGCTCGCCGCCATCGCCGGCTGCACCGCGATCGACGTCGACTTCATCACCTCCAAGCGGTCCGAGCCGGAGCGGTTCTCGGTCACCATGACCGCCAGCAAGGTCCGCGACAGCCAGGGCAATCGGCTCGAGGACCTGCAGGTCGAGTTCGACCTCGCCTTCCCCGAGGGGGAGGCCGGTACGGCGGCCCGCGAGATCCTGCCGAGCGCGGTGCAGCGGTCCCACGAGCGGCTCTGCACGGTCAGCAGGACCGTCGAGCTCGGCACGCCCGTGGACGTGCGGCTGCGCTGAGCCGCCGGGTCAACGACCCCGGGACGCCCGGCACGAGCTGCCGCGCCGGCTCGGGGCTCACGTGTTCGCCCCGCGCGCAGCGACCGGGAACGACCCGACCAGGACCCCCTCCTCGACGACGTGGAGCTCGTCGGCGAGGTTGACCGCCGAGCAGACGTGGTTGGGCACGACCCGGACCCGGTCACCGGGCCGGGGGAGCGGGCCCGGCCAGTCCACCACGGCGTGGTGCTCCGAGAGCTGCGTGAGCCGGGCGCCGGGGTGGTCCAGCAGCCGGCCGAAGCCGGTGGCCCACCCCGGCCGGTCGGCGCCGAGCACCTTGCTGCCGGAGTCCAGCACCACGCGACCGGCCACGGTGCTGACCACCGTGGCCAGGCAGGTGAGCGCCAGCTGGTCGGGCTCCGCGGTGCCGAGCTCCCACTGCTGGGCGTCGCCGAAGACGTAGACGCCCGGCCGCATCTCGGTCAGCGGCCCGCCCTCGAGGTCGGCGGTGGGCGTGGAGCCGCCGCTGACCACGGTGACCTCGAGGCCGCGGTCGCGGACCGCGGCCGCCGCGGTCGCCAGCGCATCCGCCTCCTGGCCGGCCACCTGTGCCTGCGAGCCGGGCAGGTAGGAGTGTCCGGGGAACGTGAACACGCCGAGCACCGGCAGGCCGAGGTGCGCCACCTGCTCCGCCAGCTCCCCGGCCCGGTCCGGCGTGACGCCGCTGCGGTGCTGCCCGCTGTCCACCTCGACGAGGACCCGCAGCCGCCCGTCGGCCCCGCCCAGCTGGGCGGCCAGGGCCCGGGCACCCTCGACGGTGTCGACGCCGACGCTGACGACAGCGGACTCCAGCACCCCGCGCAG
The DNA window shown above is from Nocardioides mesophilus and carries:
- a CDS encoding OsmC family protein, which encodes MDDSARRVEIERLEKGLYEAVNLRGGRLRFGTAEGADFSPVELLLAAIAGCTAIDVDFITSKRSEPERFSVTMTASKVRDSQGNRLEDLQVEFDLAFPEGEAGTAAREILPSAVQRSHERLCTVSRTVELGTPVDVRLR
- a CDS encoding phosphatase PAP2 family protein, encoding MTESASSLALAGFLTLVFVGFTLLAIEPLIAFDAYFNLRPPPPSWVPVLHVLDRVGQRAICLPVLAVVTIACCRREESWRPAVLAASSVFALNLVVGLLKIGFGRAQPASADPSFFIGGMAYPSGHTANIVLVYGLAAYLLGRYFRLGRGALVALWTGVAGLSLLMVVVSVTLNWHWFADLIAGLLVGGIVLELAVAADAAMPRQAFDGGLRQGVRVVLAAVRRRRTGPPGHGDVA
- a CDS encoding D-TA family PLP-dependent enzyme, yielding MHLPGEPATPALLVDRTVLDRNVQRMAELARRRGIALRPHAKTHKSPDIARLQLAAGATGLTVATVSEAEVFAAAGFEDLFVAYPLWVDADRGRRLRGVLESAVVSVGVDTVEGARALAAQLGGADGRLRVLVEVDSGQHRSGVTPDRAGELAEQVAHLGLPVLGVFTFPGHSYLPGSQAQVAGQEADALATAAAAVRDRGLEVTVVSGGSTPTADLEGGPLTEMRPGVYVFGDAQQWELGTAEPDQLALTCLATVVSTVAGRVVLDSGSKVLGADRPGWATGFGRLLDHPGARLTQLSEHHAVVDWPGPLPRPGDRVRVVPNHVCSAVNLADELHVVEEGVLVGSFPVAARGANT